The following proteins are encoded in a genomic region of Micromonospora olivasterospora:
- a CDS encoding UPF0182 family protein produces MRSSPLPRMSRRGRVTIGVLVGVFVLFTLLGWGVQAWTDWLWFDEVRYTQVFTGVLATRLLLFLVVGLGLALVVGGNLWLAHRLRPRMRPHSLEQATLERYRMVLEPRLGLWISLAALVVGIFAGLSAQSRWGQWLLFRNGGDFGVKDPEFGVDVGFYVFQLPFWRYVLGVGFTAVVLALLGALAVHYVFGGVRLQGVGDRMTGAARAHLSTLVAVFVLLKAVAYVLDRRAMLLEYNEGAKLYGAGYADVNALLPAKEILAYISVVVAIAIIVFSNAVMRNLVWPGISLALLGVSAVAIGGIYPWAVQTFEVKPSAKDKEAPYIQRSIEATRAAFGLADTKNQAYAANNFVPPASLATDTSVVPNVRLLDPQLVSETYTQLQQVRGFYDFGPKLDIDRYSVGGKTSDYVVGVREINYTELTDQQNTWINRHTVYTHGYGLVAAPANQVCSGQPYFVSGFLGGEKSQEACSSTSEQIPATQPRIYYGERMGAGDYAIVGQSDPKRNAEFDRPSQTGGEQYYTYTGEGGVEIGSFTRRLLYAIKEQESNFLLSEAVNENSKLLYVRNPRDRVEKVAPFLTLDGDPYPAVVGGRVQWIVDGYTTAATYPYAERINLQAETTDELTNRGTFQLARENVNYIRNSVKATVDAYDGTVRLYQFDDTDPVLKAWNKAFGGDLILPKNDIPAELREHFRYPADMFKVQRNLLTKFHVTDPGDFYSAQDFWQVPNVPDAPDSGQKQPPYYLWTQFPGQDAPRFQLTSAVTPNGRQNLAALISGSYVDGQPRLEVLELPDQTRVAGPVQVHQQMTNNASIRQQLNLLSSNQAQVQYGNLLSLPFGDGMLYVEPVFVKSNLQDAFLPLLQKVLVSYGDGSYVAMADTLADGIKQLVEQGKQATQGNPPPAEGTPPPPNGGNNSPALTGELAAAAGQVQTAIDEVKAAQASGDFERYGRALKALDEAMTAFQQAQKAATPASPAASAPPSGSPSPTPSTAPGG; encoded by the coding sequence ATGCGTAGCAGCCCCCTGCCGAGGATGAGCCGACGCGGACGCGTCACGATCGGCGTCTTGGTGGGGGTGTTCGTGCTGTTCACCCTCCTCGGCTGGGGCGTGCAGGCGTGGACGGACTGGCTCTGGTTCGACGAGGTGCGCTACACCCAGGTCTTCACCGGGGTGCTGGCCACCCGGCTGCTGCTCTTCCTCGTGGTCGGCCTGGGCCTGGCGCTGGTCGTCGGCGGCAACCTCTGGCTCGCCCACCGGCTGCGCCCCCGGATGCGCCCGCACTCGCTGGAGCAGGCCACCCTGGAGCGGTACCGGATGGTGCTGGAGCCGCGGCTCGGCCTGTGGATCAGCCTGGCCGCGCTGGTGGTCGGGATCTTCGCCGGGCTCTCCGCGCAGAGCCGGTGGGGCCAGTGGCTGCTGTTCCGCAACGGCGGGGACTTCGGCGTGAAGGACCCGGAGTTCGGCGTCGACGTCGGGTTCTACGTCTTCCAACTGCCGTTCTGGCGCTACGTGCTCGGCGTCGGCTTCACCGCGGTCGTGCTCGCCCTGCTGGGCGCGCTGGCCGTGCACTACGTCTTCGGCGGCGTGCGGCTGCAGGGCGTGGGGGACCGGATGACCGGCGCCGCGCGCGCCCACCTGAGCACGCTGGTCGCGGTCTTCGTCCTGCTCAAGGCGGTCGCGTACGTGCTGGACCGGCGGGCGATGCTGCTGGAGTACAACGAGGGCGCGAAGCTCTACGGCGCCGGGTACGCGGACGTGAACGCGCTGCTGCCGGCCAAGGAGATCCTCGCCTACATCTCCGTCGTGGTGGCCATCGCGATCATCGTCTTCTCCAACGCGGTGATGCGGAACCTGGTCTGGCCGGGCATCTCGCTGGCCCTGCTCGGCGTCTCCGCCGTCGCCATCGGCGGCATCTACCCGTGGGCGGTGCAGACGTTCGAGGTCAAGCCGAGCGCCAAGGACAAGGAGGCGCCGTACATCCAGCGCAGCATCGAGGCCACCAGGGCCGCGTTCGGGCTCGCCGACACGAAGAACCAGGCGTACGCGGCGAACAACTTCGTCCCGCCGGCGAGCCTGGCCACGGACACGTCCGTGGTGCCGAACGTGCGGCTGCTCGACCCGCAGCTGGTCTCCGAGACGTACACCCAGCTCCAGCAGGTGCGCGGCTTCTACGACTTCGGGCCGAAGCTGGACATCGACCGGTACTCGGTGGGCGGCAAGACCTCCGACTACGTGGTCGGCGTCCGGGAGATCAACTACACCGAGCTGACCGACCAGCAGAACACCTGGATCAACCGGCACACCGTCTACACCCACGGCTACGGCCTGGTGGCCGCGCCGGCCAACCAGGTCTGCAGCGGCCAGCCGTACTTCGTCTCCGGCTTCCTCGGCGGCGAGAAGTCCCAGGAGGCGTGCTCCTCGACGAGCGAGCAGATCCCGGCCACCCAGCCGCGGATCTACTACGGCGAGCGGATGGGTGCCGGCGACTACGCGATCGTCGGGCAGTCCGACCCGAAGCGCAACGCCGAGTTCGACCGGCCCAGCCAGACCGGCGGCGAGCAGTACTACACCTACACCGGCGAGGGCGGCGTCGAGATCGGCTCGTTCACCCGCCGGCTGCTCTACGCCATCAAGGAGCAGGAGTCGAACTTCCTGCTCTCCGAGGCGGTCAACGAGAACTCGAAGCTGCTGTACGTGCGCAACCCGCGGGACCGGGTGGAGAAGGTCGCGCCGTTCCTCACCCTCGACGGTGACCCGTATCCGGCGGTGGTCGGCGGCCGGGTGCAGTGGATCGTCGACGGCTACACCACGGCCGCGACCTACCCGTACGCGGAGCGGATCAACCTCCAGGCCGAGACCACCGACGAGCTGACCAACCGGGGCACCTTCCAGCTGGCCCGGGAGAACGTCAACTACATACGCAACTCGGTGAAGGCGACGGTCGACGCGTACGACGGCACGGTGCGGCTCTACCAGTTCGACGACACCGACCCGGTGCTGAAGGCATGGAACAAGGCGTTCGGCGGTGACCTGATCCTGCCGAAGAACGACATCCCGGCGGAGCTGCGCGAGCACTTCCGCTACCCGGCCGACATGTTCAAGGTGCAGCGCAACCTGCTGACCAAGTTCCACGTGACCGACCCGGGCGACTTCTACTCGGCACAGGACTTCTGGCAGGTGCCGAACGTGCCGGACGCGCCGGACAGCGGCCAGAAGCAGCCGCCGTACTACCTGTGGACGCAGTTCCCCGGGCAGGACGCGCCGCGGTTCCAGCTCACCTCCGCGGTCACCCCGAACGGCCGGCAGAACCTTGCCGCGCTGATCTCCGGGTCGTACGTCGACGGGCAGCCGAGGCTGGAGGTGCTGGAGCTGCCGGACCAGACCCGGGTTGCCGGGCCGGTGCAGGTGCACCAGCAGATGACCAACAATGCCAGCATCCGGCAGCAGCTGAACCTGCTCTCGTCGAACCAGGCCCAGGTGCAGTACGGCAACCTGCTGTCGTTGCCGTTCGGCGACGGCATGCTCTACGTCGAGCCGGTCTTCGTCAAGAGCAACCTCCAGGACGCGTTCCTGCCGCTGCTGCAGAAGGTGCTGGTTTCCTACGGCGACGGGTCGTACGTTGCGATGGCCGACACCCTGGCCGACGGCATCAAGCAGCTCGTCGAGCAGGGCAAGCAGGCCACCCAGGGCAATCCGCCCCCGGCCGAGGGCACCCCGCCGCCGCCCAACGGCGGGAACAATTCGCCAGCGCTGACCGGCGAGCTGGCCGCGGCGGCGGGCCAGGTGCAGACGGCGATCGACGAGGTCAAGGCGGCGCAGGCATCCGGCGACTTCGAGCGGTACGGCCGGGCGCTCAAGGCGCTGGACGAGGCGATGACCGCGTTCCAGCAGGCGCAGAAGGCCGCCACCCCGGCGTCGCCGGCCGCGTCGGCGCCGCCGAGCGGCAGTCCCTCGCCGACGCCCTCGACGGCGCCGGGCGGCTGA